GGGGTCCATCAAATGGGAGTAAATGGAGCTTTGTGCTCTTAAGACAAGTCCTGTTGGAAACCCTGGCATAGGTCATAAAGAAGTGCACAATTTTTGTGGGGAATGATGGCTGCTAGTACAATAAACCTAACCATTTCTAAACTTCTCCCTCCATTAAGCAAAAATAATCAGTGTcattacattttatattttgtgaATGAAAAGAATAGTACATGAATTCTGAACAATAACAGATCTGAATGTGCTTTTAGCAAGAAATGTGAACATTTTAATATAAGGACTATATGTATTATGTTTTACTAGCTGTTGAATACACCAAGTTCCACATAGCTAATTTTGGAAATGAGAAATAGCTCATGATGTGATAAAGGCAATGAATGAAGCATTTCAGAGGATCAAAATGTAATGTCATCCATAACTTCCATCAATTAGGACAAAAGACAGCAAAACAAAGCTACACACTGGGATGGATGAGGTACTGATCTAAGGGTACTGTGCCTTTACTCAAAGTAATCTTGATTTCAGCTTCTTAAAAGTATTTTACCATGGCTCACAAAGTCCTTAAGCCATGGATTGATGGAGATTAAGAGAAAATACCAGGAAACTATGAGCATAGACTTACTTTGATCTTGACATTTTTGCTAAATAGGGTATCTGAGCTAGTATGGCTCTTACATTTTCAAGTTAATGGCCAAATCCAAAATGTTGCTAAAAGAAGGAACTAAAGCAGAATATAAATATCTAAATCCAGCATTGAAATCAAAAGGCTCTCTCAGCTCCAGTCCAATCCTAGAAGCACCTAACTCAGGAGGCACCTACCTTCAGTCTCCAAGAACTTCAAGTGTACAAGAGTCACCTTGCACCTGTGCCTGGaaccttctcctcctctctggGTCTGAATCCAGCTCTGGCTGGACTTGGAACAAACCACAGGCTTGAGTTCATGAGCTCAGTTTGTGCTAAGGATGTGCAGCTGAGaaggtgaaaaaagaaaagtaaaccttctgagagaaaagagagcaagTGCAGAGAGGCCTTTAGTTCAGCAGCTGGGACTGCTCTTTCAGGGACAGGAATTGTGTCCTCCTGGCAGGAATGCACAATCAGCTTCTGGAGGAAGACTGAAACTCCAGATCAGGTAGGTGCTTTCACCTCTGAACTAAAAATTATACTCACCTTTGGTCTTCTTCTTATAGCCCAATGAatctttaattctttttatgCAAAGAAGAACAGGTTCAGCATAAGGGCATACAGCGCTCTCTTGCGCTCTCCCCATCTTCCCTGGATATCCTGCATCCTGGAAGATTTCTGTAGCTCTCTAGGGAACACAGGTTGGTATTTCTCAGGCAGCCAATCAAGCTGAACCCAGATCTCCTCCTTGTCACCCTGCTGACAACCTCCCTGAGAAATGAGAAggccagctggggctgcaggagtgTGCTGTGTTTGCCTCCAGAGGGACAGACTGCCTGTGTCCTGAAAGGTGGCTCAGCCCCAGTGACAGGCATGGTTTGAAAGCTCATCCCTGAGCTCCTTCACTCATCGTTTTCTTCCTGTCTCTTGGGAGAGGGCATTTTACAGCAGAATAGATCCTAGAGAACAAGCTGGAGAAAATCCAACTCACAACATGCAGCATCTGGAATTCTGAGACTGCTCTCCTGGAAGATGGGAAAGAGTTTTAAAAACATGTTCCAAATCTGGTAAATGGGGAAACACTGGAAGAAACATCCAACCTCCCAGGCTGGTGTCCTCACCACTGCCTTGTATGGATGTAAGTGCTTGCAATATTTGAGATGCCCAATCCAGCAGACACCCTGGGATGACTGTGGAAAGTGGATCTGATGGAGCACATCTCCTGAAGGTTACCAGCCCTGAGGTGGGTGGGTGACTGTCCCTTGAAGCAGAAATTAAAGAATGGAAATTCTTGTGCTCCTGAAATTTTGAAGCTTCAATGCAGTGTCTGCGTTCTTTGCTTGTCCAAATTTGGGAACTGTGTCTGAACTGCCAAGTGCTTCCCTGATCAGTCAGGTTCCCATGTCCTTACAAGATCTGAAAAAGAAGTTTCAAGTTAGATCCACACAAGCTTTTACCAACACCAGCAATCaccaaagctgctgctcagccaaTGTCTAATGCCGAGGTCTGACAGCCTTTGTGTTTCACCAGGGATGCCCTGTGGGTGCTTTATCCCTCTCTGGGCTCACCCAGAGGCTCCTGAGTCttgccagccctcagcagccagCACGGGAGCACCAGCCTGACTCACTTTCTGGAAGAAGTGAAGTGCCTGAGTCTAAGAGGGGCCCTGGTGCTTGTCACCCCAGTTGCAGACAGAtacctccctgcagggctggcagtgcctcaGACACTGCCTCAGGAGCTGATTTGGTAATTCCCTGCTCCTTGTATGCTGTGGTCCATCCCATTGCACATGGAAAGCAggctcccagcagtgcagcagcagcctgaacCAAACTGTAATCTAAGTGTTCCCAGGTACCTTTTTGTGCCTATATTCCAAATTACTTGTGTAGGTTCAGTAAATGGCACCAGCTGCCTCAAGGATCACAAGTGCTGCGTCTTGGGGCACAGGATGCATTGCACCAGCCAGGCAATAACTCCAGGTCTGCAGGAATATAGATCTTACTGGAATTATACATTAAAGTCACATTGTGTTTACCTTCAAGCAATCTGACGAGGGATTAACTAGGTGATCAGTCCATCTCACCACATCACAGAGGAGTAATTAAATTATTCCCAAACAAAATTGCTAGAATTTGACACCTAATCTAACTTCTGATATCTCTGTAATCTTTTCTTCCTACTTGTTCAAATGCTCAACCCTCCTTATTAAGATCAGTGCCAATTTTGTCCTGCAGAAAGTTGGaatatatttcttcttcttcttcatctgtCCATGTTGATCTATGGGAATAAAAGACCCCATCACATAAAATTATTCTGGCTTTGCAGAAAGGGCTGGTGAGCCTGTACTTGGAATAAAGTTCCCAGTCCCGGTCACCTCATTAGAGAAGTGAGTTGGTACAAACAGGGACGTTGCAAAAGAGCCCAAACGATGCAAGAACTTAATTATTCAGAAAAGGTTTAGAAAAGCTACGGCATGGCTTGCTGCCTTTGGAAAACAGGAGATTAAAAAGCCACTTTAGGGGGGTTTGCGGAGCTCCGGGGGAATAGGAAGGATTCACATACACGGGAAGAACAGAGCGAGTGACAAATACCAGTACAAAAGGGAAATTAACAGAAGCTTAAGTAGGGATGAGCAGCAAACCAGTGTAATTTATTTGtgaatttatttgtatttagcACAGTTAATATATGGAAAATTATACTAAAGCTGAAACAGAAATAACTATTAGAAATCATTTTACAAGGCTTTAGACACGTGTGGGAGCTTAAAATAACTCTGTGGGGTGCAACTCATAAttcagaggagaggaaaaggacTTACATCTTCCTCACAATCTCGTCTCTTAAAACATTTAGCTCTGTTGTGCTAAGAAATAGACATAGTTACTTTAATCTGACTATCCATACAATTCTCAGGGAAAGATTTtcatttataaaattaattttccttccaGCTTCAAGTATATAAGTGTGGATGAAAATAATCAGAGACAATTGAAAGGACAAGGCTGAACCCTGATCTCAGCAACAGCAGAGCAAAGCCCGAATAACTCCAAGAAAAATTCTGGATGCACGCAGGGATGTAACTGAGATGAGATCTGGTCCTGAAGTGCTGCACTCCAGACAGAAAAATCTTGATGTCCCCTCCTTAAATTTCAAGAAGAACTATCAAAAGAGTCCCAAGTCCTTTTGGGGCATTTCCTCAGTTCTTGGAAGAAGCCTGCATGTCCCTATTTGCATAGGATGCCTCCAGGCCATCCGCTCCAGCGGGCGTTGGATCAGACTGGGCGGCTCGCTCCCTGACCTGCAGCTGTAAGAGCGAACGCACTGCCTTCAGCTCGGCGAGCCCGCTGGGAATCCACCCTTCCAAGGCACCGGAGAGCGTGCGGCACCGGGATGTCGCCCCGAGGCAATCTGTGTAATCCCTGCATCgccctttcctttcctgccaGGCGGGTGCTGAACCCGCCGCTCCGGGACACGTGGGTGAGATCCCAACTTTCCCTCCAGGGGAGATCTCCGCAGGCAGTTTGCGATGCCTGAGCTCCCGCTGTGCTACCGGCGTTTACTCGGAAAATCACAGGCAATTAATCACAGTTTTCCCGGGGGAAAACCCACTTGATTTGGACCCGTCATTACGCAGGGAAACTACAGAACACCGTGCTGTAACCTAACCTGAACTCTGCTAAAGGCGTTTCTTCCTAGGGCTCCCTTTTCACTTGGCAAGCGCTGCCTGCCTTAGGAAAACCTGGACGGGTGTAGCGGACCCTGGTTACACCTGGATGTGTTGAGGAGCAAGATGCACCCGCGATGCTGTCCCGCTCGTCTCTGGGCCGCCGAGGCAGGACGCGGGGAGCCTGAGGAAGCCGCGGGGAACGCTCTGAGGTGACCTGGGGGGCTGTCCCCGGCCCCCTGCCACACTAAGCTGTGCGTGTCGGCGCCGGCAGGGCGCTCACCGCGGCGGCACCGGGGCTCCGCCGCCCGGGCATCGCGCAggggccgccccgccgcgggcagggggatggagggacaAAGGGATGGAGAGATGCAGGGAGGAAGCACTCCAGGCGGCAGGTGAACGGGACATCGCGACGCGTCCCCGACCGTCCGGGTCTCAGCGGGGGCACTTTGGGCGGCACCGCAGCGATTCGCCGGTGACGGCGGCGCGGGCGCGCTCTCCCCCCGCAGCCGGAGCGCCCGGGGCCGCGCGGGACGCCCCGCcgcctctcccctcccctccctccgcccgccccgcccggggGCCGCGCCGCCACCGGCGCTCGGAGCGGCGAGCgagcgggcgggcgggcggtgcCAGACGGGCGCCCCGCGGACCGCAACGACGGCGGcgccccggagccccccgggcgGCTCCGCCCCGGCCCCCCGCAGGTGGGTCCGCCCTGCCCGCGCCCCCCACGTCGGGGCGGGACCGAGGGCTGGAGCCGGGCGCCCGCTCGCCGAGGCGAcgccccccgcgcccgcccAGCCCCGCCGGGCTCTCGGGGCGCCGCGTCCCCtcggagcggagcggggcgcCTCTCGGCATGGCGGGGCTGCCGGCCGGCCGGCGGGCGGGCTGAggcgggggccgggcggggAGGCGCCGGCGGCGGGGTCTCACCGCCTCTTCTTGCCGTCCCCCGCAGGGAGCGGCCGGCCCCCCGCGCCACCATTGCCTCGCACGGCAAGGAGGACCtgctcgccgccgccgcccggctctggcagcGGAGGAGGCGGCTGCTGGCCGCCGCCGGGCTCGCCCTGGCCATGGCCGTCGCGCTGCTGGTCGCcgtgcccctgctgctgctgcaagcgCCCGCCGACACCGGCGCCCACTACGAGATGATGGGCACCTGCCGCATGATCTGCGACCCGTACAGCGGCGGGCGGCCGCCCGGGCCCGGCAGCACCGCCGCCGTGGAGGCCCTGCAGGACCTGGGCGCCAACCCCCCGCCGCCCTTCGTGCAGGGACCCAAGGGGGAGCCGGGCCGGCCGGGCAAGCCGGGCCCCCGCGGGCCGCCCGGGGAGCCGGgcccgccggggccgcggggcccgCCGGGGGAGCGGGGCGACGCGGGGAagccggggctgcccgggctGGCGCTggcgggcgcgggcggcggcgggagcggcggcggggcggcggcgggcggcgagGCGGCGGGCGGGCTGAGCGCCGCCTTCAGCGGGCCGCGCATCGCCTTCTACGTGGGGCTCAAGAGCCCCCACGAGGGCTACGAGGTCCTCAAGTTCGACGACGTGGTGACCAACCTGGGCAACCACTACGACCCGGCCAGCGGCAAGTTCACCTGCCAGGTGCGCGGCATCTACTTCTTCACCTACCACATCCTCATGCGCGGCGGCGACGGCACCAGCATGTGGGCCGATCTCTGCAAGAACGGCCAGGTGGGTTCCGCGCGTCCTCCCCGCCCGGGGTTCCCCGGTCGTCCCCGTCCCGCGGGCGCGGCACCGGCCGCCGCCAATCCCGGGAACAGAGCCGGCGGGAGCATCCTGCGCGCCGTCGGGGCGGGGTGCACCTCTAGAGCCGCGAAGAAATCCGAACTCCCGGCTTGCAAACTTTTCTGCCGGgctggggagaaggagaagcGAGGACAGAGGCGGGAGGGAACACACAGTGTAGTGGAGGGGTTGGGAAAGAGGGACTCGGGGCTGGATGGTGCGGGCTGGGGGGCTGATGGAGGGGCCGGAAAAGAGGTACGTGGAGGACTGATGGGGAGACTGCAGAATGACTCGGAGGGGCAGGGGGGCTGATGTGCCCAGCGGCTGTGTTGGCAGGTGCGGGCCAGTGCCATCGCCCAGGACGCAGACCAGAACTACGACTATGCCAGCAACAGCGTGGTGCTGCACCTGGACTCCGGCGACGAAGTGTATGTCAAGCTGGATGGAGGCAAAGCACACGGAGGCAACAACAATAAGTACAGCACTTTCTCTGGCTTTCTTTTATACCCCGATTAACACACAAGTGACACGACGGCCCCGCCACTGGTGCACATGGGGCTGTTTGGCAATTCCATACCCCATcgtgctgctgttcctgctggtgTCCACTGTCTCCGCAGGTCATTTAGCTTCATTATCAGtttgtatgtttttattttcacccTTGTGGAAACGAAATAGAAATGAAACAAAGTGAACCCCTTCCTTACTCTCCCCCGTTTCTTCTGACCCCCACTCTCTCTTTGTCTGCCTGAGTGTTTCATGTGTCACATGAGGAACTTGGCAGCTTGAAACTCTGAATGGTTCCAGGAGGGTTTGAAAGAGCCCAGTTTGGACTGTGTCACACGGGATTTGAACAGGTCGCAATTTTTCATCAATAAGTATTAATGACAATGATGAATTTTCAGATCGACAATTCACAAAGTGGGACTGGATCATAactgttttttcctctgctgctttgtaTGGGGTCAAGTGtaaacttttctttctgtgcaaTGCAATGCTCGTGTGAATGATGGTGTCATTAACGTCAAACCTGTTTCTGTCTGCAAAAGAATTTGGTCACTGACCACAGCCACCCAAATACCAcattaaattatgtttttagACAATGCcttcttgctttttctctcttccagtGCTACAAAGCAGCACTGTGGTGGTGCCACAGGAGGGTGGGGAGTAAAGGAGGGGGTCACTTCAGTCCCTTATGTTTATAGTCATATTTAAAGTTAGGATGGGGTTCCTTGCCTAGGTCTTGAATGTGGTTCAAGGGGGCTGGGAAGAAgtagagagagaggaaaaaagcttcACAGTTATGCCGTTTTGTGAAAAGAAGGCACACAGTTATCTAGAGGTGAAAGTGGGGGTGTGGAGTGAATCCTCTAAACAGATTTACTGGGTTAAAACCTGATCCAGAGGTTAGCAAAGTACAGGAAAAGAAGATTAATCAGTTATTATGGAAAGCCATGTTTCTGTAACATGATGACAAATGTTAAGAAGGCAGCAGGGGACGGAGTGGCTAAACTCAAGAGTTTGTCTAAACCCTGGCACTTGCAGTATGTGTATGGGTTGGAAACCACACCTGACTGGGCAGTGCCTGAGAAGGGCTGGGTGACACAATTCGCTCAGGACTGATGGATTCAGACCATTTAGAAGGGTTTTCTCCTAGTGCTCCTGTGTAAATCCCAGCCACCCTTGGTCTTTTTTCAAAATGCGCAGGTGTGGTGCACTGGTATGCCTCAGTAGTGCACGTGGTTCTGAGCCTTTGGTGGAGGAGGTGCATTTGTCATCATCACCCCAGTGGGTAACTCCTCAGTTTGGGTAAATTGGGACTGCTCTGCTGAAGCTAGGAGAGGTAAATTGATTTACAAAAGCACTTACTTTCATTATACTGTCTTGtcatttcatttttccctcctgaaaGTCTTACCTCCATATCAGCTCTCTGCCCTTGCCAGTGTTAGTGCAGTTTCACAGACCAGAGAGACAGGGGCTGGTCTGAaacagctctgcccaggctggagcttTGCCCCTGCCCTGATGttgcaggaggaaagggagccaCAGTCAGATGGACTTGTTCCAGCCCCACTCTGGGGCAGCCCCATGATGACCAAGTTCTCAGAGTCACTCCTGTTTCCTACCCAGTCCTCAGTGGGTTTTGTCTTCTCCTTGGTTGGAAGGGGAGGGTCAAAGGGAGAAGGCAATTCCTCCATCCTGTCCTCAAACATCCCCTGCTGAGGGAAGCAGAGTTCATAACCAGGTACACGTGTTAGACACTTATCAATCTCTTATGTCTTGTCGATTTGTACTATTTAGAATATGATTAAATCCAGTGTCTGAGACCATCCAAATGAAGCATAATTGCTATGGATCCTCAATTCCCACCGGATCCGTAATCCTTTTTGACtattcctcctccctccttcaATGAAATGGAGCTTAGACACAAAGCCCTTGGtttaaatttcaaaaaattaaaattgacaTGCAGCAGCATTAGCAGGAGCCAGGAGGAATTCTAAGGAGgtgcctgggctctgctttATCCTTTGCATTAAGAAGCAATTTGTACTTCTAACAAAGACCCAACTGTTCCCCCTTGGCAAAAGGGCAATGAAGATGCCTTGCAAGGGAATTGCTGTTCACAATACTTAAACAAATTTGAATCTTAGATTTTTAAATCTGTATTCCCTGGTGGAGCCTGGTCCTCTCAATTCAAATGCAGGGCTGGTGGTGTGTGCCTGTCAAGGTGTCAGTAGCTAAGCGGATGATGGATTGATGAGGCAATGGGAAGACACAGGCTCACAGTGGCAGTTTGCCCCGACAGTGATCTATGTATCTGCACATTATCAATGTCATGAGGAGGCTTGAACCACCCTCGCTAGATGTCTCATTTTCCACTTATCTCTTATGTACTAATTATCAGGCTGGATTATTCCCCaggacagaaacaaaaaaatattgctCATCGCCCCTCCACTGACAGTTTACACAATCAATAGAATGtctccctcagctgctcacaggcttttttgtttcctctcctCATTGCAGGGTCTTCCGAGATTGCCTCTGTGGGGGGCTGATGGCTCTCACCCAGCATCTGTTTGGACAGGGCTCCTCTGTCCCCGTCATCCTGGTGGGAGCTCAGTGTGtgggttgtggttttttattttttctgaagtaaCACAGGGAGAAGCAATTGGGAGATGGAAAACTTCAGTTTTGCTCAGTGGTGCAGTTATCCAGAAAAGCAGAGGAGTGCTGTGGATGGGGACGGAGGTCCTGTGCTGCCAGTGGCTGTGGGTGACAGCAGGGTCACACACAAACAGCAAACAGCCTGAGGTGGCCTTGGAACCCTCTGGGCTTGCACTTGGGCTTCGAGTGAGTCTCCCTGCCCTTGGGAATGGTGTGTGGGTTCTGCATGTTTCATGTCACAAAGAGAAGAGCTTGTTTCTGAGGGGGATACCCCGGTCccctggtttgggtgggaagagaAAGATTAAAGGGTGCTCAAGGGGCTGGCTTCAGCTGTCCCTGGGACTGGCTTTCCCAAATGATACTGCACCTCACACATTAGCTAGTGTCTGCTCTGGAGGTCTGACCCCTCAGAGGTGTTATTTACTTGATGAGTTAAGCAAATGTGCTTTTAAGAGTTAGGATGTGATCAGGTGTGATGTGAATAGGGAAAGCTTCCAGGAAGGAGTGAAATATTGGAGTTTTAAACAAAAAGTGCTCTCTGTTTCTGAGCCCAGCCATGTGCTTAAGTTAAAATCATAATACAAAacttaaattaagaaaaaaaaaagacaggtgTTCATGCTGTCAAAGTAGCTTAGATACTGCACCAGCAAATC
This genomic window from Ammospiza caudacuta isolate bAmmCau1 chromosome 8, bAmmCau1.pri, whole genome shotgun sequence contains:
- the C1QL2 gene encoding complement C1q-like protein 2, translated to MAVALLVAVPLLLLQAPADTGAHYEMMGTCRMICDPYSGGRPPGPGSTAAVEALQDLGANPPPPFVQGPKGEPGRPGKPGPRGPPGEPGPPGPRGPPGERGDAGKPGLPGLALAGAGGGGSGGGAAAGGEAAGGLSAAFSGPRIAFYVGLKSPHEGYEVLKFDDVVTNLGNHYDPASGKFTCQVRGIYFFTYHILMRGGDGTSMWADLCKNGQVRASAIAQDADQNYDYASNSVVLHLDSGDEVYVKLDGGKAHGGNNNKYSTFSGFLLYPD